The genome window tttataacttaaaatttatcttctttttttttttagacatgtatctcgtgcgcacgagaaactttttataaggttataaaaaaaaatgttataattattattatttttttagacatgtatctcgtgcgcaagagaaactatctcgtgcgcacgagatacatgtcaaaaaattaaaaaaaataaaaaataataaaaattgtattttattttttataatttaattaaaaacatttttttattttttataatttatcaatttttgtttagacatgtttctcgtgcgcacgagaaactttttataaagttataaaagaaaaatgttataatttttttttagacatgtatctcgtgcgcaagagaaactatctcgtgcgcaagagatacatgtcaaaaaacaaacaaaaaaaaaaaaattgtattttattttttataacttaataaaaaaattttttaaattttttataatttctaaaaaaaattttagacatgtatctcgtgcgcaagagaaactatctcgtgcgcaagagatacatgtcaaaaaattaaaaaaattaaaaaataataaaaattgtattttattttttataatttaatacaaattttatttttattttttataatttatcaaatttttttagacatgtatcttgtgtgtacgagaaactttttataaagttataaaagaaaaatgttataattttttttagacatgtatctcgtgcgcaagagaaactatctcgtgcgcaagagatacatgtcaaaaaataaaaaataaaataaaaattgtattttattttttataacttaataaaaaattttgtaaaatttttaataatttataaaaaaaattttagacatgtatctcgtgcgcacgagaaactttttataaagttgtacaaaaaaatgttataatttaaaaaaaaataattttttagacatgtatctcgtgcgcatgataaactatctcgtgcgcaagagatacatgtaaaaaaaaaaaaaaaaaaaaaaaattgttatttgattttttataactttataaaaaaataaataaataaataaaaaaaattatcacacattttttttttgccccatgtccctttaggggctccgcagacgttcatatgttgtcaatattcagtgttttattgttcatagaaaaatataaaattccattctgttttttaaggcggtctgtcataacgtttttagcattcaatcagacattattgtgaggttttgtattagtgttcctaaaaaatagatataccggcccccagacacattttttctctaaatttggccccccgagtcaaaataattgcccaggcctggtccagAGGATGGTTTAAAAAGGTAGCACCAGCTTTAAGAGTTGTTTTACTGCATTGTTGTTGTGTTGGAAGGCACTTCCATCAGGcaccgtgtgtttgtgtgtgacatcaGTAACTTGAAAAAAAGCCTGCAGCGAGTACCTTTCAAAGGTCATGGCTCCGAATTCCAACAGTTTCTGCTAAAGCTGTATTAGCTGGTGTGTCCAAAAGGCTGAAAATAATCGTTACAATAACGGCGTCGTGGCGGCGAGGCGCGCTTTGTGGACGTAAAACGAGCTTCTGACGGACAAAAAGGTCCACGAGGCAAAGATCACAAGACCTTTGTGTTCCAGCTTGAAGCCAAACTGTCTTTGAAAAGTGTGAGAGGCGACACAGTGAAAGCTTCCGAGGTTGACAGGTATTGAAAAGCAGACTGGCCTTTGGGTGGAAGCTTGTCcagaaatagaaaaataaatatatggaTGGGACGGTTCCTTCTCAAGGGCCTGGGGGGTACTGAGCGATGGGCTCCAGCTTGGTGACGTGGCCGATCCCTTTGGTCACCCCCTCCCTGAAGAGCACCTTGGCGCCCATCTTCAGGTACTCCGGGTGCTTGATGAACTTGAACTGGACCACGGCCTTCTCCCCCGTCCTCAGCTCCTCCTGACGGACCATGCAAGCGTCAGCTtacgagggggaaaaaaatccccACACGTGCgaaattggcagaaaaacagacaAATAAAGGCAAAAAGGCACACCGTATTTTAGGACTAAAAGGCGCActttcaaatcctttcattttctcaaaactcgacagtgcgccttataacctaatgtacggaatcattttggttgtgcttaccgacctcaaagttaTTATATTTGCTACATTTGGTAAATGgaaagtgtgaccggtagatggcagtcaaacataagagatatgtgtagactgcaatatgactcaagtgaacaacaccatcatgttatatgttccgttgagaatatagaacattacacaaggcgctcaaaaatctatcaaagtgtttttagtacgactttggtaagctatgaagccgcaccgcttgatggattgtaccgtttgtaccgtgataatatcgtaccgtggacttaataccgtgataatatcgtaccgtggactTACATGGACTTAATACAGTGACAATATCGTactgtgataatatcgtaccgtggacttaatactgtgataatatcgtaccgtggactTTAATACcctgataatatcgtaccgtggacttaataccgtgataatatcgtaccgtggacttactaccgtgataatatcgtaccgtggactTACTACCGTGATAATATCATACTGtgataaatcaaatcaaatcaaatcaaatcaaatcaactttatttataaagcacatttaaaatttaccacatggggtagccaaagtgctgtacaatgggcaggttaaaagataatacgagaaccgagcaaacacaacacaacacaaacagaacacgataaaaataatatcgtaccgtggactTAATTCCCTGATAACATCGTACTGTggccttaatactgtgataatatcgtacccTGGCTTTAATACagtgataatatcgtaccatgGACTTAATACCGGGATAACATCGTACCCTgggcttaataccgtgataatgtcATACCGTGGACTTTAATACCGTGATAACATCGTACTGTGGGTTTAATatcgtgataatatcgtaccatgGACTTAATACCGTAATAATATCCACCGtggacttaataccgtgataatatcgtactgtagacttaataccatgataatattgtaccgtggacTTAATATCGtggtaatatcgtaccgtggactTAATACCGTGACAACATCATACCGTGGACTTAATACagtgataatatcgtactgtgGGCTTAATatcgtgataatatcgtaccatggacttaataccgtgataatattgtacTGTAGACTTAATACCATGATAATATTGTATTGTGGACTTAATATCGTGGTAATATTGTACCGTGGACTTAATGCCGTGACAACATCATACCGTGGACTCAATAcagtgataatatcgtaccgtggccttaataccgtgatatcgTACCGTGAACTTAATACCGCGATAATAGCGTAGCGTTgatttaataccgtgataatattgtacAGTGGACTTTAATACTGTTATAACATCATACCCtggacttaataccgtgataatatcgcacCGTGGACTTATTactgtgataatatcgtaccgtggacttaataccgtgataatattgtaccctggccttaatactgtgataatatcgtacccTGGCCTTAATAcggtgataatatcgtaccgtagacttaataccacaataatatcgcaTCGTGGCCTTAATACGTGAACATATCGTACCGTGAACTTAATACCGTGGTAATAGCGTAGCGTtgacttaataccgtgataatatcgtaccgtggacttaatactgtgataatatgGTACCGTGGACGTAATACTGCGATAATATCCTACTATGGactttaataccgtgataatatcataCCGTGGACTTAAAACCGTGACAATATTGTACCGtggacttaataccgtgataatatcgtaccgtggccttaataccgtgataatatcgtactgtggctttaataccgtgataatattgtactgtggacttaataccgtgataatatcataCCGTGGACTTAAAACCGTGACAATATTGTACCGtggacttaataccgtgataatatcgttctgtggccttaataccgtgataatatcgtactgtggacttaataccgtgataatatcataCCGTGGACTTAAAACCGTGACAATATTGTACCGtggacttaataccgtgataatatcgtactgtggccttaataccgtgataatagcATACTGTGGACTTAATACCGTGAAAATATTGTATCGTGAGATCTGACAGCGTTACTGTACATCCCTAATAACAACTGGTTGAACGCTCACCTTGCCATAGATGGCTTCCACGGTCGCTGTCTGTCGCACGTTGCCGGTGTGCACGGTCACCTGGAAGCCCTTGTGGAAGGTCTTGGAGTGGAAGAGCAGCACTATCTCTGCTTCGAATACCCAGCAGATGGTGGGATCCATCTCCGGACTCACCATCACCATCCCCTGCAGGAAGACGTCATGAGCCGCACTGCGTCGGCACGCGTAAAAATAAGACGTGAACCGAAGTCGGAACCTTTCTTAGCAACGTCCGGTCGAATTCGCCGAGCGCTAAGGTGGCAGCCTGGCCGGCTCGCAGCACCCTGCAAGCGGAGCGGTTTCTCTGGATGCTCCCGACGGTCAGCTTGTGGAAGTGGCCCGAGTCTGTGGGCCCGACGACGAGATGGTCTCCCTCACGGCAAATTCCACTGCGgagaaaaaaacacttttcgttTGCCGGCCTGCTATAAAATGTCATTTGAACACTTTTTTTactcacttttttttattatgttaaaataccgtattttccgcactataaagcgcaccggattataaggcgcaccttcaatgaatggcatatttcaaaactgtgttcatatataaggcgcaccggattataaggcgcaccttcaatgaatggcatatttcaaaactgtgttcatatataaggcgcaccggattataaggggcacctatgcatccattagatcagtggtccccaacctttttgtagctgcggaccggtcaacgcttgaaaatttgtcccacggtccggttggggggaggggggcggggggatttaaaaaaaaaaaaaaaaaatttttttagatgcgccttatagtgcggaaaatacggtactgaacagatgttttattgggataaggcaaacatctgttcagtattttaacataaaagtgtttgattgtgagacgTTAAAAGCCACAGAATGCAAcgagtccatcagacccacaaacgctggctgagtaacaacaatatgaacattacacaagggtcaccgtatttttcggactataaatcgcagttttttttcatggtttggccgggggtgcgacttatactcaggagcgacttatgtgtgaaattattaacacgttaccgagcgatttatactccgaaaaatgcggtatgtaatggttaaaccaaaaataagaacaaaaggtgagtgcccttaagaaaaggcattgaagcttagtgaAGGCTATGCAGAGcgaaactaagactgaactggcaacaaagtaaacacaaacagaatgctggacgacagcaaagacttactgtggagcaaagacgacgtacatccgaacatgacatgacaatcaacaatgtccccacaaagaaggataaaaacaactgaaatagtcttgatcgctaaaacaaagtaccatatttttcggactataagtcgcagtttttttcgtagtgcgacttatactcaggagcgacttatgtgtgaaatgattaacacgttaccgtaaaatatcaaataatattatttagctcattcacgtaagagactagacgtataagatttcatgggagttagcaattaggagtgacagattgtttggtaaacgtatagcatgttctatatgttatagttatttgaatgactcttaccataatatgttacgttaacataccagttggttatttatgcctcatataacgtacacttattcagcctgttgttcactattctttagacattttaaattgcctttcaaatgtctattcttggtgttggcttttatcaaatacatttccccaaaaaatgtgatttatactccagtgcgacttatatatgtttttttccttctttgttatgcattttcggccggtgcgacttatactccaaaaaaatacggtaatactaacctGTACAAAGTACCGCCCACCACTGTCCCCACTTCTGGCACGGTGTAGATCTCATCCACCTGCAACGGATCGTCTGTCAATCAAACGTCTTCAGTGGCATTCCAACTCACCTTGTCTCACCTGAAACTCGGTCAGCTGCTGCATGAGCTCCTCCTGCTCCTTGCTGTTGCTGAGAGGAGGGATGATGTTGAAGAAGACCTTGAGGAGGTCCAGGTTCTCTCCGGACACGCTGGACACGGTGAAGACGGGCGTGATactgccggggggggggggggggggggggagagcggCGATCAACAAAAAGCCCTCGCTTCGGGTGTGACATTTTTTGCGGCGGCTTTTCCATACTTGGGCGACTGGGCAAACTGCTGCGCTGCCGCCACGGCGTCGTCCGTGTTGGCGATCAACATGGGCACCTTGTTACAGCCCGGCTGCTTCAGAACGCGCTCCAGCTGACGCACGGTGCGCTCCACGATGCACCGCGCGCACAGGTCCACTTTGCTGATGACGATGAAGATGGGCACCTTCAGGGCCAGGGCGAAGCCCAGGTGCTCCCACGTCGTGCCGACTGCAAAACAAGCGCAGGAATTCAAACAAAACTGTTGGGAATGTTTTTTTTCATGACCTATTGTCTCTAAGAATGTACTGTAAGGAATGCATTTagttttaagagttctttctttattcatagcctTCATCATataatcactcctctatcaaatacaCGTAGGcgggatgtcaggatggccgagcggtctaaggcgctgcgtttaggtcgcagtctcctctggaggcgtgggttcaaatcccacttctgacaacacacaagttttattgcaacaatccctcgtcaagcacagacggtatcgggactctaagtatgtggtaaacaaacacaccttcatgaaagcagaggtcttccaacagttcttgttgggactctacgaaatgaggcattccaGTTCTTccaacaaaacctttttgactctctgcactactttaaaaacccatgtgggtggacctggtcataccataccgcacacggtacagtagaagtcaggaaatacaaaagggcttcgttttacagccctcatgtaatcactcctctatcaaatacattgcaaacggatgtcaggatggccgagcggtctaaggcgctgcgttcaggtcgcagtctcctctggaggcgtgggttcaaatcccacttctgacaacacacaagttttattgcaacaatccctcgtcaagcacagacggtatcgggactctaagtatgtggtaaacaaacacaccttcataaaagcagaggtcttccaacagttcttgttgggactctacgaaatgaggcattccacttcttacaacaaaacctttttgactctatgcactactttaaaaacccatgtgggtggacctggtcataccataccgcacacggtacagtagaagtcaggaaatacaaaagggcttcgttatacagccctcatgtaatcactcctctatcaaatacataacaaacggatgtcaggatggccgagcggtctaaggcgctgcgttcaggtcgcagtctcctctggaggcgtgggttcaaatcccacttctgacagcacacaagttttattgcaacaatccctcgtcaagcacagacggtatcgTGACTCTAAgcatgtggtaaacaaacacaccttcacaaaagcagaggtcttccaacagttcttgtttggactctacgaaatgaggcattccccttcttacaacaaaacctttacgacccccagcagtagtttaataccccacgtgggtggacctgttcataccataccgcacacggtacagtcaaagtcaggaaataccagtcctcatgtaatcactcctctatcaaatacattgcaaacggatgtcaggatggccgagcggtctaaggcgctgcgttcaggtcgcagtctcctctggaggcgtgggttcaaatcccacttctgacaacacacaagttttattgcaacaatccctcgtcaagcacagacggtatcgggactctaagtatgtggtaaacaaacacaccttcataaaagcagaggtcttccaacagttcttgttgggactctacgaaatgaagcattccacttcttacaacaaaacctttttgactctatgcactactttaaaaacccatgtgggtggacctggtcataccataccgcacacggtacagtagaagtcaggaaatacaaaagggcttcgttttacagccctcatgtaatcactcctctatcaaatacattgcaaacggatgtcaggatggccgagcggtctaaggcgctgcgttcaggtcgcagtctcctctggaggcgtgggttcaaatcccacttctgacaacacacaagttttattgcaacaatccctcgtcaagcacagacggtatcgggactctaagtatgtggtaaacaaacacaccttcataaaagcagaggtcttccaacagttcttgttgggactctacgaaatgaggcattccacttcttacaacaaaacctttttgactctatgcactactttaaaaacccatgtgggtggacctggtcataccataccgcacacggtacagtagaagtcaggaaatacaaaagggcttcgttatacagccctcatgtaatcactcctctatcaaatacataacaaacggatgtcaggatggccgagcggtctaaggcgctgcgttcaggtcgcagtctcctctggaggcgtgggttcaaatcccacttctgacagcacacaagttttattgcaacaatccctcgtcaagcacagacggtatcgTGACTCTAAgcatgtggtaaacaaacacaccttcacaaaagcagaggtcttccaacagttcttgtttggactctacgaaatgaggcattccccttcttacaacaaaacctttacgacccccagcagtagtttaataccccacgtgggtggacctgttcataccataccgcacacggtacagtcaaagtcaggaaataccagtcctcatgtaatcactcctctatcaaatacattgcaaacggatgtcaggatggccgagcggtctaaggcgctgcgttcaggtcgcagtctcctctggaggcgtgggttcaaatcccacttctgacaacacacaagttttattgcaacaatccctcgtcaagcacagacggtatcgggactctaagtatgtggtaaacaaacacaccttcataaaagcagaggtcttccaacagttcttgttgggactctacgaaatgaagcattccacttcttacaacaaaacctttttgactctatgcactactttaaaaacccatgtgggtggacctggtcataccataccgcacacggtacagtagaagtcaggaaatacaaaagggcttcgttatacagccctcatgtaatcactcctctatcaaatacataacaaacggatgtcaggatggccgagcggtctaaggcgctgcgttcaggtcgcagtctcctctggaggcgtgggttcaaatcccacttctgacagcacacaagttttattgcaacaatccctcgtcaagcacagacggtatcgTGACTCTAAgcatgtggtaaacaaacacaccttcacaaaagcagaggtcttccaacagttcttgtttggactctacgaaatgaggcattccccttcttacaacaaaacctttacgacccccagcagtagtttaataccccacgtgggtggacctgttcataccataccgcacacggtacagtcaaagtcaggaaataccagtcctcatgtaatcactcctctatcaaatacattgcaaacggatgtcaggatggccgagcggtctaaggcgctgcgttcaggtcgcagtctcctctggaggcgtgggttcaaatcccacttctgacaacacacaagttttattgcaacaatccctcgtcaagcacagacggtatcgggactctaagtatgtggtaaacaaacacaccttcataaaagcagaggtcttccaacagttcttgttgggactctacgaaatgaggcattccacttcttacaacaaaacctttttgactctatgcactactttaaaaacccatgtgggtggacctggtcataccataccgcacacggtacagtagaagtcaggaaatacaaaagggcttcgttatacagccctcatgtaatcactcctctatcaaatacaaaacaaacggatgtcaggatggccgagcggtctaaggcgctgcgttcaggtcgcagtctcctctggaggcgtgggttcaaatcccacttctgacagcacacaagttttattgcaacaatccctcgtcaagcacagacggtatcgTGACTCTAAgcatgtggtaaacaaacacaccttcacaaaagcagaggtcttccaacagttcttgtttggactctacgaaatgaggcattccccttcttacaacaaaacctttacgacccccagcagtagtttaataccccacgtgggtggacctgttcataccataccgcacacggtacagtcaaagtcaggaaataccagtcctcatgtaatcactcctctatcaaatacattgcaaacggatgtcaggatggccgagcggtctaaggcgctgcgttcaggtcgcagtctcctctggaggcgtgggttcaaatcccacttctgacaacacacaagttttattgcaacaatccctcgtcaagcacagacggtatcgggactctaagtatgtggtaaacaaacacaccttcataaaagcagaggtcttccaacagttcttgttgggactctacgaaatgaggcattccacttcttacaacaaaacctttttgactctatgcactactttaaaaacccatgtgggtggacctggtcataccataccgcacacggtacagtagaagtcaggaaatacaaaagggcttcgttatacagccctcatgtaatcactcctctatcaaatacataacaaacggatgtcaggatggccgagcggtctaaggcgctgcgttcaggtcgcagtctcctctggaggcgtgggttcaaatcccacttctgacagcacacaagttttattgcaacaatccctcgtcaagcacagacggtatcgggactctaagtatgtggtaaacaaacacaccttcataaaagcagaggtcttccaacagttcttgttgggactctacgaaatgaggcattccaGTTCTTccaacaaaacctttttgactctctgcactactttaaaaacccatgtgggtggacctggtcataccataccgcacacggtacagtagaagtcaggaaatacaaaagggcttcgttttacagccctcatgtaatcactcctctatcaaatacattgcaaacggatgtcaggatggccgagcggtctaaggcgctgcgttcaggtcgcagtctcctctggaggcgtgggttcaaatcccacttctgacaacacacaagttttattgcaacaatccctcgtcaagcacagacggtatcgggactctaagtatgtggtaaacaaacacaccttcataaaagcagaggtcttccaacagttcttgttgggactctacgaaatgaggcattccacttcttacaacaaaacctttttgactctatgcactactttaaaaacccatgtgggtggacctggtcataccataccgcacacggtacagtagaagtcaggaaatacaaaagggcttcgttatacagccctcatgtaatcactcctctatcaaatacataacaaacgg of Entelurus aequoreus isolate RoL-2023_Sb linkage group LG09, RoL_Eaeq_v1.1, whole genome shotgun sequence contains these proteins:
- the LOC133656732 gene encoding GTP-binding protein 2-like is translated as MDALVSDFFASENGHDCDSQSEVKSGNACGFVPRRASAKKKKKSNGRHFKPSFKPSHNAPYLPPEAEEGNIEYKLKLVEPTQSRLEHLVTQMKWRLQEGRGEAVYQIGVEDNGMLVGLSEDDMRASLTTLHKMAEKVGADMTILRHSEVDYDADQPHTIAEVLIRKVPDDQQFLDLRVAVLGNVDSGKSTLLGVLTQGELDNGRGRARLNLFRHLHEIQSGRTSSISFEILGFNSKGEVVNYSESRTAEEICESASKMITFMDLAGHHKYLKTTIFGLTSYCPDFAMLVVSANTGIVGTTWEHLGFALALKVPIFIVISKVDLCARCIVERTVRQLERVLKQPGCNKVPMLIANTDDAVAAAQQFAQSPNITPVFTVSSVSGENLDLLKVFFNIIPPLSNSKEQEELMQQLTEFQVDEIYTVPEVGTVVGGTLYSGICREGDHLVVGPTDSGHFHKLTVGSIQRNRSACRVLRAGQAATLALGEFDRTLLRKGMVMVSPEMDPTICWVFEAEIVLLFHSKTFHKGFQVTVHTGNVRQTATVEAIYGKEELRTGEKAVVQFKFIKHPEYLKMGAKVLFREGVTKGIGHVTKLEPIAQYPPGP